One segment of Proteus appendicitidis DNA contains the following:
- the folP gene encoding dihydropteroate synthase — translation MKLMARGTEFNLSTPQVMGILNVTPDSFSDGGTHNSLNDAVDHAAKLIAEGASIIDIGGESTRPGASDVSIDEELQRVVPVVEAIRQRFDVWISVDTSKAPVITESANVGASIINDIRSLQEPGALEAAAKTGLPVCIMHMQGDPKTMQQSPHYENVMIDVDRFLQENIQRCVDAGIEKNQIILDPGFGFGKNLAHNYQLLAHLSELHHFGLPILAGMSRKSMVGQLLNVPPQERVAGSVACAVIAAMQGAQIIRVHDVKETVDAMKVVQATLSAKENNE, via the coding sequence ATGAAATTAATGGCTAGAGGAACCGAATTTAATTTATCAACACCTCAAGTTATGGGGATTTTGAATGTTACTCCAGACTCTTTTTCTGATGGTGGCACTCATAATTCACTTAATGATGCAGTTGACCATGCCGCAAAATTGATCGCCGAAGGGGCTTCTATCATCGATATTGGTGGTGAGTCTACTAGACCCGGCGCAAGTGATGTCTCTATTGATGAAGAGTTGCAGCGTGTTGTTCCTGTTGTTGAGGCTATTCGTCAGCGTTTTGATGTGTGGATCTCTGTTGATACATCCAAGGCTCCAGTCATTACCGAATCTGCAAATGTAGGTGCTTCAATTATCAATGATATTCGCTCTTTACAAGAGCCGGGAGCGCTTGAAGCAGCTGCTAAAACAGGTTTGCCAGTGTGCATTATGCATATGCAAGGTGACCCTAAAACTATGCAACAATCACCACATTATGAGAATGTGATGATAGATGTTGATCGTTTTTTACAAGAAAATATTCAACGTTGTGTTGATGCTGGAATCGAAAAAAATCAAATTATTCTTGATCCAGGATTCGGCTTTGGTAAAAATTTAGCGCATAATTACCAATTATTAGCACACTTAAGTGAACTTCATCACTTTGGTTTACCCATACTTGCCGGAATGTCACGCAAATCAATGGTTGGACAACTATTGAATGTACCACCACAAGAGCGTGTTGCTGGTAGTGTGGCATGCGCAGTGATTGCAGCGATGCAAGGCGCACAAATTATTCGTGTACACGATGTTAAAGAGACTGTTGATGCGATGAAAGTCGTACAAGCGACTCTTTCTGCAAAGGAAAATAATGAATGA